A single window of Granulicella cerasi DNA harbors:
- a CDS encoding VWA domain-containing protein: MRETRYNLGKKAMSAALCCAMTLAATAQEAAQEAAPQANGGYTLKINSNMVLTNVVVRDAKTGEVVKGLTAADFTISEDKKPQKISSFDFQNVDAAAILNEASTVSGQAKIADLLNNDLGADAKALKDHRLIVMFFDMSTMQDDDIDRAVASARDYVNKQMQPADLVAMVSLSTSLSMDQDFTSNKEALLRVLSKYDGSEDQGFANGTTGSTDGTSDDGSSFAADDSEFNSLNTDRELFAIRTIAKSLERVEQRKSMLFFSGGITRNGIENQASLRAATNAAARSNMAIYSVDARGLQALPPVGDATKGSLRGTAAYTGSAVRSQFNANFASQDTLSNLSTDTGGKAFFDSNNFAPAFQQVQHDTEAYYILGFRATNQKQDGTYRHLTVTVNRKGVKLEYRPGYYAPSDFTHQRTEDRELALKEAMRSDLPATDLPVYLQAAYLREQDGHFYVPVTLLVPGSAIPFVKNGNADKASIDIMGQVKASEGSASGVDFGNVRDTVKLAVNQDQQAARKNIQYSTGFLLAPGHYHVKFVVRENETGSMGSFETDLNVPDLKRTPLKLSSVIFSTQHQPNTQRHTQSLLVRDGVEWVPNVSHIVRQDQHLYFLYEVYDPTAPKDAKQAPLPAGMKSHDGGATKLLTSIEFLSNGAKVFETPTVTAERVNIPERNAVAFQFDVPATQLKPGNYICQVNVVDDAGGSFSFPRMALRVVASPTLPSAPAPATQPTPTANTPGS; encoded by the coding sequence ATGCGAGAGACACGATACAACCTCGGCAAGAAGGCGATGTCCGCCGCGCTATGCTGCGCGATGACGCTCGCCGCGACAGCGCAGGAAGCCGCGCAGGAAGCCGCACCGCAAGCCAACGGCGGATATACGCTGAAGATCAACAGCAACATGGTGCTGACCAATGTGGTCGTGCGGGATGCGAAGACCGGCGAAGTCGTGAAGGGCCTTACCGCCGCCGACTTCACCATCAGCGAAGACAAGAAGCCGCAGAAGATCTCGAGCTTCGACTTCCAGAACGTCGACGCTGCAGCCATCCTCAACGAAGCGTCGACGGTGAGCGGACAAGCGAAGATCGCCGACCTGCTCAACAACGATCTCGGCGCGGACGCAAAGGCGCTCAAGGACCATCGTCTCATCGTCATGTTCTTCGACATGAGCACCATGCAGGACGACGACATTGATCGCGCTGTCGCCTCCGCGCGTGACTACGTGAACAAGCAGATGCAGCCCGCCGACCTCGTCGCCATGGTCTCGCTCTCCACGTCGCTCTCGATGGATCAGGACTTCACGAGCAACAAGGAGGCGCTGCTGCGTGTCCTTTCGAAGTACGACGGCAGCGAAGACCAGGGTTTTGCGAACGGCACCACGGGTTCCACCGATGGCACCAGCGATGATGGCTCCTCCTTCGCCGCCGACGACAGCGAGTTCAACTCGCTGAACACCGACCGCGAACTCTTCGCCATTCGCACGATTGCCAAGAGTCTCGAGCGCGTCGAGCAGCGCAAGTCGATGCTCTTCTTCTCCGGCGGCATCACACGTAACGGCATCGAAAACCAGGCAAGTCTGCGCGCTGCCACAAACGCCGCCGCACGCTCGAACATGGCCATCTACAGCGTCGACGCTCGCGGCCTGCAGGCGTTGCCGCCCGTTGGCGATGCCACCAAGGGCAGCTTGCGCGGCACTGCGGCTTATACCGGTTCCGCCGTTCGCAGCCAGTTCAATGCGAACTTCGCGTCGCAGGACACGCTGAGCAATCTCAGCACCGACACAGGCGGCAAGGCGTTCTTCGACTCCAACAACTTCGCGCCGGCCTTCCAACAAGTGCAGCACGACACCGAGGCGTATTACATCCTGGGCTTCCGCGCGACCAACCAGAAACAGGACGGCACCTATCGCCACCTGACCGTCACGGTCAACCGCAAAGGCGTGAAGCTGGAGTATCGCCCCGGCTACTATGCGCCGTCTGACTTCACACATCAACGCACGGAAGACCGTGAGCTCGCGCTGAAGGAAGCGATGCGCAGCGACCTGCCCGCCACAGACCTGCCGGTATATCTGCAGGCCGCGTATCTCCGCGAACAGGACGGTCACTTCTACGTTCCGGTCACGTTGCTCGTGCCGGGCTCAGCCATTCCCTTCGTGAAAAACGGCAACGCGGACAAGGCGAGCATCGACATCATGGGTCAGGTGAAGGCGAGCGAAGGCTCCGCCTCTGGCGTGGACTTCGGCAACGTGCGCGACACCGTGAAGCTTGCCGTGAACCAGGACCAACAGGCCGCGCGCAAGAATATCCAGTACTCGACAGGTTTCCTGCTCGCGCCCGGTCACTATCACGTGAAGTTCGTCGTCCGTGAAAACGAGACGGGCAGCATGGGATCGTTTGAGACCGACCTCAACGTGCCGGATTTGAAGCGCACCCCGCTGAAGCTGAGTTCCGTGATCTTCAGCACGCAGCACCAGCCCAACACGCAGCGTCACACACAGAGCCTGCTGGTGCGTGACGGCGTCGAGTGGGTGCCCAATGTGTCGCACATCGTGCGGCAGGACCAGCACCTCTACTTCCTCTATGAGGTGTATGACCCCACCGCGCCGAAAGATGCGAAACAGGCTCCTCTGCCCGCAGGCATGAAGAGCCACGACGGTGGCGCGACGAAGCTGCTCACATCGATCGAGTTCCTGTCGAATGGCGCGAAGGTCTTTGAGACACCCACAGTCACCGCCGAGCGCGTCAACATCCCGGAACGCAACGCCGTCGCGTTTCAGTTCGATGTGCCCGCAACGCAACTGAAGCCCGGCAACTACATCTGCCAGGTCAACGTCGTCGATGACGCCGGGGGCAGCTTCAGCTTCCCGCGCATGGCTTTGCGCGTTGTCGCATCACCAACGTTGCCAAGCGCGCCAGCGCCTGCAACTCAGCCAACACCCACCGCAAACACACCGGGCTCTTAG
- a CDS encoding DUF5522 domain-containing protein codes for MSDELKPAAAAEPMEIEDGDIYFENGFMVFTEQYHLRRGYCCGSGCRHCPYREDESETGL; via the coding sequence ATGAGCGATGAGTTGAAGCCCGCCGCAGCCGCAGAGCCGATGGAGATCGAAGACGGTGACATCTACTTCGAGAACGGCTTCATGGTCTTCACGGAGCAGTATCATCTGCGCCGTGGGTACTGCTGCGGATCGGGATGCAGGCACTGCCCATATCGCGAAGATGAAAGTGAAACCGGGCTCTAA
- a CDS encoding DEAD/DEAH box helicase: MISGPTPSTDAPLTHADLAWAHPLVQEWFLGRFGSPTEPQIAGWPAILRGEATLISAPTGSGKTLAAFLVCIDKLLRLALEGALTPHTHVVYVSPLKALSNDVQKNLDGPLAEIRELALQRGYLCPEIRTGVRTGDTLQKERTAMLKQPPHILVTTPESLYILLTAGKPRENLRRVQTVIVDEIHAIADDKRGAHLALTLERLDALVCGENRLAPGAMLTGMSTAPQRIGLSATQNPIELVADFLVGGCDDHAPRARATIVQVGQRRKLDLAIEVPSDELGSITSTAMREEMFSKLAEFAMAHRSTLVFVNTRALVEKISFELAERLGADAVAAHHGSLSRALRLDAEQRLKNGEIRILVATASLELGIDIGNVDLVCQIATTRSVAVAMQRVGRAGHWRGAVPKGRFFALTRDDLMEQAALLRKMVAGELDLLEVPPAPVDVLMQQLVAMCGAESWNEDQLFDIVRRAHPYRNLTLGEFDELLALLHNGIENSRGRYGAYVLRDRVQGQVHARRGSRMIAISNGGAIPDTSLFSVMLQPENVQIATLDEHFAVDSSPGDVVLLGNTSWRIQRIDPAGKVLVEDAHGAPPSIPFWEGEAPQRTGVLSDAVSDLREEIDQRTRNTKPSEVSASHEEVAACIAWMKEQCFVNDSAALQLISYVVAGRAVLGAVPTKKRIIAERFFDEGGGQQLILHAPFGGRLNKAWGLALRKRFCRGFNFELQAAATDNGINISLAEQHSFPLAEVFQFLSTNTARGLLEQAAIPSPLFKNRWRWAAGRSLQLLRMQKGKRVAPQIQRSRSDDLLASVFPHASACPETMTGDIEIPDHPLVNEVMRDTLCEGMDIYGLEELLQAIAAGEIECLAVDTPVPSQFAHELVNAMPYAFLDPEDAAARRTRAVSLRRSLPDSVSDGAGRLDQAAIDAVRAQLWPDVRNEHELHDLLLQLVALPVAFLAEHCDDKARAMQHWPLHFAKLHQAGRAFELEVAGERMWFAAERLDDARTLWPEAAFPEVSVDVSKREFVIGGTEDRPAQTLSARDAATLALTQGWLQMLGPVTASSLGARLHLAPRSLHQAFLAMELQGLAMRGVFEHPRPSDEEPMRIEWCERRILQRIHRLTLRSLREQIEPVTAQVFMRWLLDWQHIASEEQLSGEEGVLAVLEQLEGFEAPACEWERNILPRRVKDYDPRFLDNLCLAGIVGWGRFSPHPAWTEEAGNAPRRVIPTSAAPITFYLRESAEWLPEALAAKSINEELLARSLSAEAQQMRALLAERGAAFSADLQQASGLTKQQVMSGLWELATAGLASADGFDPLRAMMDPRRKSMAVEQKSAVSLRKRAAARTTTGRWSLLFAPVVEVMKATRRSLEAADDEQRATMIAKAKQHEAALDAQARILLCRYGVLFRDLLARESNAPKWRDLVPVLRRLEARGEIRGGRFVSGAFGEQFALPEAVDALRAARRKHEARKDEEAMTICAADPLNLVDVIVPGVREAAIPGREVSLQNGMPPQPEVEAVAIAKPRRRSLVDVVRADLNKMPMPRSEPQTNLGLFS, translated from the coding sequence ATGATTTCCGGGCCCACTCCGAGCACTGATGCGCCGCTGACGCACGCCGATCTCGCGTGGGCGCATCCGCTCGTGCAGGAGTGGTTTCTCGGCCGCTTCGGCTCGCCGACCGAGCCGCAGATTGCGGGCTGGCCGGCAATCCTGCGCGGCGAAGCGACGCTGATCTCTGCGCCGACGGGCTCGGGTAAGACGCTCGCTGCATTCCTTGTGTGTATCGACAAGCTGCTGCGCCTCGCCCTCGAAGGAGCGCTGACGCCGCACACGCATGTCGTGTATGTGTCGCCGCTCAAGGCGCTCTCCAACGACGTGCAGAAGAACCTCGACGGACCGCTCGCGGAGATTCGCGAGCTTGCGCTGCAGCGCGGCTATCTCTGTCCGGAGATCCGCACCGGTGTGCGCACCGGCGACACGCTGCAGAAGGAACGCACGGCGATGCTCAAGCAGCCGCCGCACATTCTCGTTACCACCCCGGAGTCGCTGTACATCCTGCTCACGGCAGGCAAGCCGCGCGAGAATCTGCGCCGCGTGCAGACGGTCATCGTCGATGAAATTCATGCGATCGCGGACGACAAGCGCGGTGCGCATCTGGCGCTGACGCTGGAGCGCCTCGACGCGCTCGTGTGCGGAGAGAACCGGCTCGCGCCCGGCGCGATGCTCACCGGCATGAGCACAGCCCCGCAGCGCATCGGGCTAAGCGCCACGCAGAACCCCATTGAACTCGTTGCTGACTTCCTCGTAGGCGGATGCGACGATCACGCACCGCGTGCGCGCGCGACGATTGTGCAGGTAGGGCAGCGCCGCAAGCTCGATCTTGCGATTGAAGTGCCGAGCGATGAACTCGGCTCAATCACCTCGACCGCGATGCGTGAGGAGATGTTCTCGAAGCTTGCGGAGTTTGCAATGGCGCACCGCTCGACGCTCGTCTTCGTCAACACGCGTGCCCTTGTCGAGAAGATCAGCTTTGAACTCGCCGAACGCCTCGGCGCGGACGCTGTCGCCGCGCATCATGGCTCACTGTCACGCGCGCTGCGTCTTGATGCCGAGCAGCGGTTGAAGAATGGTGAGATTCGCATTCTTGTCGCGACGGCATCGCTCGAACTCGGCATCGACATTGGCAACGTTGACCTCGTCTGCCAGATTGCGACGACTCGTTCGGTCGCCGTGGCGATGCAGCGCGTTGGCCGCGCGGGGCATTGGCGCGGCGCGGTGCCGAAGGGCCGTTTTTTTGCGCTCACTCGCGACGATCTGATGGAGCAGGCCGCTCTGCTGCGCAAAATGGTTGCTGGCGAGCTTGATCTGCTTGAAGTGCCTCCTGCGCCGGTCGATGTGTTGATGCAGCAACTCGTCGCGATGTGCGGCGCGGAGAGCTGGAACGAAGATCAACTCTTCGACATCGTGCGTCGTGCGCATCCGTATCGCAACCTCACGCTCGGTGAGTTCGATGAGCTGCTCGCGCTGCTGCATAACGGCATCGAAAACTCGCGTGGCCGCTACGGTGCCTACGTGTTGCGCGATCGCGTACAAGGCCAGGTGCATGCACGCCGTGGATCGCGCATGATTGCGATCTCCAACGGTGGCGCGATCCCCGATACCTCGCTTTTCAGCGTGATGCTGCAGCCGGAGAATGTGCAGATCGCTACGCTCGACGAGCACTTTGCCGTGGACTCTTCGCCGGGCGACGTCGTGCTGCTCGGCAACACGAGCTGGCGCATTCAGCGCATCGATCCTGCGGGCAAGGTGCTGGTCGAAGACGCGCACGGCGCACCGCCCAGCATCCCTTTCTGGGAAGGCGAAGCCCCACAGCGCACCGGCGTACTGAGCGATGCGGTGAGCGATCTGCGCGAGGAGATCGACCAGCGGACACGCAATACGAAGCCAAGTGAAGTGAGTGCCTCTCACGAAGAAGTGGCCGCGTGCATCGCGTGGATGAAGGAGCAATGCTTCGTCAACGATTCCGCTGCGCTGCAGCTCATCAGCTACGTTGTGGCTGGTCGCGCGGTGCTGGGTGCCGTGCCGACGAAGAAGCGCATCATCGCGGAGCGCTTCTTCGATGAAGGCGGCGGGCAACAGCTTATTCTGCATGCGCCTTTCGGCGGACGCTTGAATAAGGCGTGGGGGCTCGCGCTGCGCAAGCGCTTCTGTCGCGGCTTCAACTTCGAGTTGCAGGCTGCGGCGACCGACAACGGCATCAACATCTCGCTTGCCGAGCAGCATAGTTTTCCGCTGGCAGAGGTCTTTCAGTTTCTCTCGACCAACACCGCGCGAGGTCTGCTGGAGCAAGCGGCGATTCCTTCGCCGCTCTTTAAGAACCGTTGGCGCTGGGCGGCGGGGCGTTCGCTGCAACTGCTGCGCATGCAGAAGGGCAAGCGCGTTGCGCCGCAGATTCAGCGCTCGCGTTCGGATGATCTGCTCGCGTCGGTGTTCCCACATGCTTCTGCGTGTCCGGAGACGATGACCGGCGACATTGAAATTCCTGATCATCCGCTGGTCAACGAAGTGATGCGCGACACGCTCTGCGAAGGCATGGACATCTATGGCCTTGAGGAGTTGTTGCAGGCGATTGCGGCAGGCGAGATCGAGTGCCTTGCCGTGGACACGCCTGTGCCGTCGCAGTTTGCGCATGAGCTGGTGAACGCGATGCCGTATGCGTTCCTTGATCCTGAGGATGCGGCGGCGCGTCGTACGCGTGCTGTGTCGCTGCGGCGTTCGTTGCCCGACTCTGTGTCCGATGGTGCAGGCAGGCTCGACCAGGCGGCGATTGATGCTGTGCGCGCGCAGCTTTGGCCGGATGTTCGCAACGAGCACGAGTTGCATGACCTGCTGCTGCAGCTTGTGGCATTACCGGTTGCGTTCCTCGCCGAGCATTGTGACGACAAAGCCAGAGCGATGCAGCATTGGCCGCTGCATTTTGCAAAGCTACATCAGGCAGGCCGCGCGTTTGAGCTTGAGGTTGCGGGCGAGCGCATGTGGTTTGCGGCCGAGCGGCTCGATGACGCGCGCACGCTGTGGCCCGAGGCTGCGTTCCCGGAAGTGAGCGTCGATGTCAGCAAGCGTGAGTTTGTGATCGGCGGCACGGAAGATCGTCCGGCGCAAACGCTCTCGGCGCGCGATGCTGCCACGCTTGCGCTCACGCAGGGATGGTTGCAGATGCTTGGTCCGGTCACGGCATCATCGCTCGGCGCGAGGCTCCATCTCGCGCCGCGATCACTGCATCAGGCTTTCCTCGCGATGGAACTGCAGGGGCTGGCGATGCGCGGCGTCTTCGAGCATCCGCGACCGAGCGACGAGGAGCCGATGCGCATCGAGTGGTGCGAACGACGCATCCTGCAGCGCATTCATCGCCTTACGTTGCGCTCATTGCGGGAGCAGATTGAGCCTGTAACGGCGCAGGTTTTCATGCGCTGGTTATTGGACTGGCAGCACATCGCATCGGAGGAACAACTCAGCGGTGAAGAGGGTGTGCTCGCTGTGCTCGAACAGCTTGAGGGCTTTGAAGCGCCGGCCTGCGAGTGGGAGCGCAACATTCTGCCGCGCCGTGTGAAGGATTATGATCCTCGCTTTCTCGACAATCTTTGCCTCGCAGGGATTGTGGGCTGGGGGCGTTTCTCGCCGCATCCTGCGTGGACGGAAGAGGCTGGCAACGCGCCGCGTCGCGTCATTCCCACCTCGGCTGCGCCCATCACGTTTTATCTGCGCGAGTCTGCGGAGTGGCTGCCGGAGGCGCTTGCGGCAAAGTCAATTAATGAAGAATTGCTCGCGCGTTCGCTCTCTGCGGAGGCGCAGCAGATGCGTGCACTGCTAGCCGAGCGCGGCGCGGCGTTCAGCGCTGATCTGCAGCAGGCAAGCGGCCTCACGAAACAGCAGGTGATGAGCGGGCTGTGGGAGCTGGCGACCGCGGGGCTTGCGTCAGCCGATGGATTCGATCCGCTGCGTGCAATGATGGATCCGCGTCGCAAGTCGATGGCCGTGGAGCAGAAGTCCGCGGTGAGTTTGCGCAAGCGTGCGGCTGCGCGCACGACGACGGGGCGCTGGTCGTTGCTCTTTGCGCCTGTGGTGGAAGTGATGAAGGCAACGCGACGTTCGCTTGAAGCCGCGGACGATGAGCAGCGCGCCACGATGATTGCGAAGGCGAAGCAGCATGAGGCAGCACTTGATGCGCAGGCGCGCATTCTGCTCTGCCGCTATGGCGTGCTCTTCCGCGACCTGCTCGCGCGCGAATCGAATGCGCCGAAGTGGCGCGATCTTGTGCCGGTGTTGCGGCGGCTTGAAGCGCGTGGGGAGATCCGTGGCGGGCGCTTTGTTTCGGGCGCATTTGGTGAACAGTTTGCGTTGCCGGAGGCGGTCGATGCGTTGCGTGCAGCGCGTCGCAAGCATGAGGCGCGTAAGGATGAAGAGGCGATGACGATCTGCGCAGCTGATCCGCTGAATCTCGTAGACGTGATCGTGCCCGGCGTGCGCGAAGCGGCGATCCCTGGGCGCGAAGTGTCATTGCAGAACGGCATGCCACCGCAGCCCGAAGTGGAGGCGGTGGCTATCGCAAAGCCGCGGCGGAGATCGCTCGTAGATGTGGTGCGTGCTGACCTGAACAAAATGCCGATGCCGCGCAGCGAACCGCAAACCAATCTGGGGCTCTTCTCATGA